The sequence below is a genomic window from Ipomoea triloba cultivar NCNSP0323 chromosome 10, ASM357664v1.
CATTCcctccaaaaagaaaaagttattttggTAAGTAAGCCTCCAAAGTCATAATTCACAAGCACTCATGATGTTTGGGAAGGGGATGGAATTATGTAAAGGTGGGAAATTTTGGGAGTGGCATGTGATGCTAATAGTCCTTGGGTCGTGCCCAACTCTCCAGGCTCAAAGGTTGCAAATTGGAATGGGTAAGCCCAATCTATCAACCCCTCGCTCTAGCATGACACATGGCAGTGTATTAGGTGTTCGTGGGTCGATTTTGGACCAAACCAGCCCGAGACTAGTAAGGCACTAAAGCCTGCACATGGATTTtagaaagtaaaagaaatatAACTTTAAGATACATGTCACAAAAGTTAAGGGCCAAAAATGGAATGTTGCCAAACTATTTCAATGACAAATCACTCAGAAGATTTAGCATCACTACTTGTATTAATCACAAAATAATTGGCCAAAACACGTTTATTAAGtaaacatatgaatatatgattatACAGAGTGCTAAATGATCCCAGAAAAGAGGATAAAATCAAACCAATTATAACATTTCCAAAAGATTCTGGATCATCAAGGGTCTGAATTCTGAAGCCCCTAGTATATATCACATGCAAACAAAAAGAGATATGCCTCCAACCATGCATATTCTGCACTCTACTTATTCAATAATCTCCTAGAGTGATGATGAGCATATAACCTTGCTTGAACCCTTTGACATTCATCATACACCATCGTTGCAATCTGATTAAAAACCAAGTATTAGCAGGACCCTTGGATTAAGCTAACTACAGAAAGGCAAGAACTATAAGCTAGGCATGCAGCCTGTGAAGACTATCTGATTCAGTTATCTCGAGGCTTTTTTATGGATTTAACTCATCAACAATCAACGACAGCTGCATGATTCACAAATCTGCAAGAAATAGTACCTCCAGATTAATCTATAACTGGGATACATAATAATTTGGTGAACAACATGTTACCACAATGATTAAGTAATCATGACACTTAAATTCCTCacatttggtaaataaattaaGATTTAAAGCCATACCAATAAAATACTCAAATACCAAAATGACATTGTTTTCAAAAGATATATCTTATGTTGCTAAGATACTATAACATCCAACAAAAGTTTCTTTGAAATGTTCAACCTTTAGGTTGCTAAAAGTTTAGAAACAAAGTTTCTTTGCttattatacattaaaaaaaaaaaaaaaaaaaaaggaaaaagaagattTCATATAACTCGAACTCCATTTCATGATCTTCATCTAGTCCTCTTTTGTCCTACAAGATGAAATACAACCCATTTTACCTTATGCAAAGTTGAGGAATTAAAAGAGAAAGCACAAGCAGCAGGATGATTCACGGGGCAAGAACAGCAAACCAAGGAGTAAATACTAGAtctgtatatataattattaaatttatagaACTCAGGAGAtgagaaaacaaatttttaCTTGTCAGGCTCCTTTTAACTACATTCTGAATGTCTGGAAGCTCATGAATTATACATTAAATCTTTTTATCCTTTAAATTCAACAACACGAGCTATGTGAGATTCAAAGCTCAacacacttttttttgtttttgcttatCATGTCCTCTACTGTGTTAACTCAAATGATTGGAGAAGTTCAAGCCCTTAGTTTAGTAGCAAACTGGAATAACCCTAAAATGAGCCATAACAAACATCATCTCCAAATAAATTCTGCAAATGCAGGGGGTAAATCCTCAATAATAGCATTCAAACTACAATGAGTTTTGATCTTAGCCAATACGCATACAATGATCAAAAACAGATAGCAAATAACATCAAGATATTATCACTCTATTTGCAgagctaaaaaaaattaagaaaatatacaatatGTACCTTCAAGCGTCCATCCGTAGCAGCGAGGCGCAACTGAGAGCATGGAATTGAGCAATGCAGAGGCAGTTGCAGTGTGATACGGTAGCATAGTTTCCACTCTAACACAGCTCAATTCCACAGGTGACCTTCATACAATTACCGTGTCAGAAGCAAATACCTAAAAATAGATTCCACATAATTATCGTGCTCAGAAATGAAAAGATGATATTAATAGCAAAAACTACCTGAAAATGCGCGAAGTGAGAGGTCTCTGAGTGGGGATGGCAAAGGGCGACGCGGAAGTCCTCCGCTTCGCTCCGGCGGCCGCTCTGGTGGCAGCAGTTCGGATAGATGAAGTGGCGGCGGCCCGAGCACATATGGCGGCAGAGCTGAAGACTGACTTGGCGGCTATGGCGGCCATGTTTTCTCGGGGATTCTGATTGACAGATCGAGATGTGCGCGACTGCGTAAGAGGGGTTTGCAAGGGTTTTACATTTTCcgattttttagttttttttctaattaaattatcttaactgaataatacggagtaataatttgcATAAGGCCTTCCCCAATAATTAAAACTTGGGTGTAGATTTTGAGgtgtttttgtaagtgtgattaggaaagagaaaatgaaaggaggaaaataaaaagaaaaggaaaaacaaaaaacaaaataaaaactgaaataaaaaattaaaaaataattataatttacgCGTCCAGGCGGCCGCGAATTCCGTGAGGCGTGAGGCACGGAATTAATGACTAGTGGGGCCCATTGTTAACCTGCAAAATTCCAACCTTGCAGGACAAATATCCCATTGCCATGTAAGCCTTTCCCATTTGTTGTGAGACTTTAATTCAGATTTTGTTCTTAAACTTTGTGCCAAAATTGACTATTGTGGAGAGCATAACAATTAATACAcataaatgactaaaaatgagaTTTATAATAAGACAAAACCAACCTtcgtccaaaaaaaaaaaaaaaaaaagacaaaaccaACACTTTCTCAAAATTATAAGGTCTTTCCAATTGTAGATTTTGGaaagtttttagaatactaaaatttaatgggtgagtttttaacaaatgtgaaTACGATTTTTTGGGCTTTTTTCTCATGTAAATTGAGAATAAGGTGGGGCCCACTGGGCAGAAAACACTGCGCCTCATGTCTCGCGCTCAAGCGGGCGCGTGCACTACACGCGGATAGACCAATGATTGAAAAGATAAATGGAGGTAATGTCTATTAGGATGGTTAGTCGCAAtgtaaaaatttgaattttaacatgGCAAAAAGCATTCCAACCTACTCCTTTGGCTCCTTTAGTTAGCTCGATAGTGGATTGTGACGATTAGGGGCAACATTCGAACCATGCTCTAAAAACACATATGCAAGATTCACCTAGTGATATCTCAAATTGGCAATTCCTCTTAACCATACTCACATAGAAAACAATAGTCCTACAAATATTGAAAAGTGTACCTTGTTAAACTGTTAACCATGGCTCTGAAGGCTGCAACCCGAAGAAGTAAAtgcaataaaaaattaagacagTATTTAAATTTCAAGAAATGCATTATGGATCTGAACAGTCAACAGTGTATAAATAATgaaggaagaagagaaagaaaatagAGGAATTAAAGAAGCCAACTATTTTACAAAGATAATAATTTAGATAATTACTAGCAAATTCTGTTAGCAAACCTGAAGGGTTTCTCCACCATTGCTTATGAGATGAAGAAGCATATTTAAATTTGGATACAGAAATTGAAGCAAAGCTGTAGAATCAACATTCTTCAAAATGTTAATGGCCTATATTTGTTAAAATGTTTTGGTTAAGGActctacccccccccccccccccccccccccNNNNNNccccccccccccccttccaccccttctccttctcctctgcagtctgctctctctctctctatgtgtgtgtatatatagcaGTCTTGAACATTATACAGCTATTTTTTTCCAGTCTTCCAAATAAGAAGATAAGAGGCATTGTATTTATCATCACGAAAATAATTGCTGACCAGATTATTGTAAGATTAAGAGACATTGATTCCCTCTGGATGAGATAATGATGTTCCATGGCAAAACTTAATCAAGATCAGGAGAATTAAGACGACATTTACttgaaaacaagaaaacaacacATAGGAGTACAGGTTTAAAGGACAGAAATATCCCACATCGGAAGCTTGTGAAGGTGGATACCTAAACATAAGTTGATGAAGGAAACAACTGGGCACGACCTTACTTGAACAGGATCTGTTCTATAGGCTCGTACCTCTGGATCCTTGCGTTCTGAGGAGACAGGAAACTAAGCCTGGTGGATGAACTATGGCCAAGAGACTAGAGCGTGATTAACAACTCCAGACCTTCACTGGGTTGAGCCGTAGAGGATCGTTCTCAGCCATGGGTTCATGGTTGGGATGGTCTCTTGGCTGTCTGACAGGCTTCCAATCTTTTTcatatttctttcttctttttgctGTTTGCATCAAAGCTATCGTGGGAATGGAGGTTCTGAAATTAGATAGCAGATGCTAGGCTCGCAGAAGCAGCAAGAAATCTGTGCTTTGCAGCAACCCTTTCACAccttttatcaaacacttggtaGGCATAGTAAGAAATCTGTACTTTGCATCAACCCTTTCATACCTTTTATCAATACTTGGATGGAACACGAGAACTTGTCACAGCAATGGCGTTTGTAGTCCAACGGTTATGATAATTGCCTTCCAAGCAATAGACCCGGGTTTAACTCCCGGCAAACGCAGTTGTTTCATTATCCTTTTTCATGCTTTGTGAGATTCTGTATTGGATCATTTTATTCTGCAAGCAAGAAATGCATTCTGCTGTTATTATTGGGGCAAAATCAGAGCTGAAATACCCATTCTTTACTGTTTGGATCTCACACCTCGAGAGGCGTTGAGATAATGGTGGTAAACAGACCTGTGCAGTGATTAAACTTCACCAATATCAGAAAGAATACTGGACAAAACAACGCAAAGAACACACTGTTAAAAGATGGAAATTTGTCCCACACCGGAGACCTATTAAGCCGGATACCCCAATATGAATTACTGAAGAAGATGGATGGACACGACCTTACTTGAACAGGATCTGTTCTATAGGCTCGTACCTCTGTATCCTTGAGTTCTAAGGAGACAGGAAATCAAGCCTGGTGGATGAACTATGGCCAAGGGACTAGATCGTGATTAACAGTTTCAAACCTTCACTGGGCAGAACCGTAGAGGATCGTTCTCAGCCGACCAGAAGAAGCAAGGCTTAGATTACCAGATCCTGGGTTCATGGTTGGGATGGTCTCTTGGCTGTCTGACAGGCTTCCATCCTTTTGCTGTT
It includes:
- the LOC116031749 gene encoding protein NUCLEAR FUSION DEFECTIVE 6, chloroplastic/mitochondrial-like isoform X2, giving the protein MAAIAAKSVFSSAAICARAAATSSIRTAATRAAAGAKRRTSASPFAIPTQRPLTSRIFRSPVELSCVRVETMLPYHTATASALLNSMLSVAPRCYGWTLEGQKRTR
- the LOC116031749 gene encoding protein NUCLEAR FUSION DEFECTIVE 6, chloroplastic/mitochondrial-like isoform X1 is translated as MAAIAAKSVFSSAAICARAAATSSIRTAATRAAAGAKRRTSASPFAIPTQRPLTSRIFRSPVELSCVRVETMLPYHTATASALLNSMLSVAPRCYGWTLEDCNDGV
- the LOC116031749 gene encoding protein NUCLEAR FUSION DEFECTIVE 6, chloroplastic/mitochondrial-like isoform X3 → MAAIAAKSVFSSAAICARAAATSSIRTAATRAAAGAKRRTSASPFAIPTQRPLTSRIFRSPVELSCVRVETMLPYHTATASALLNSMLSVAPRCYGWTLEDL